A segment of the Candidatus Izimaplasma bacterium HR1 genome:
CTTATAACATCTGGGTTGTCTTTGAATGTTTTAATGATTTCAGTACTAAGTAACTTAGTTGACTCGAAGTCTCCTAGCACATTATTTTCGTAATCAATATAGATGATACTACGTTCGTCATTAGGATATAAATCCAATGGTTGATTTTGGAAAGTAAAATAAGCACTAGCGATTAATCCTGCTATACTTATTACTATCCACAAAGCTGGAAAACGGATTGTCGTAGAAATCATTTTTTTAATACGTCTTTCATGAATACCACTTTTTGGTCTATCTTTTACTTTGCGTGGTTTTAAGAATAATACTGCGATGACAGGACTTAATACCATACTAACAATATAACTTAAAGTGATTGTTATAATAACTGTTAAAGGCATACTGTTAACTACTTCCCCGAGGAATCCAGGTAGGAGAACTAATACGATAAATGCAGCGATTGTAGTTAGTGTTGAACTAAGGATTGGTGCGAAGTTGTCATATATTGCCTTTTTAGCTCCTTCAACTTTGTCCATACCTTTATCAATGTTCCTTTTAATTCCTTCTGTGATAACGATACTATTATCTACTAATATACCAATCGCAATGATTAAACCTACAATAGTTAATTTATGTAGTTCATAATCTGCGAGATATAAAATTCCAATAGTACCAAAGATAATAACCGGAATAGTAGAAATTATAAGTAAGCTATTTCTAAAGCCGATCCCAATTAAAACAACTAGCATAACTACTCCAATAGCGCTTAATAAACTATAGAATACATTGTTTATCTGATCGTTAACGTAATCAGGTAAGAATAACATTTCACTGATAGCGAGTTCACTATCGTCTTGTTCAGTTAAAAAGGCTTGTTTAAGTTCTAGTACTTCATCACCCATTTTTGTGAAATCAATGTCTTCTTCAAAAAACACACTTAGGAAAATGGTCTTTTCATCATTGAATGTGTATTCTTTTAAAGAAGTGTCTTCCAAAGTAATTATTGATAAATCACCTAAAGTCACTTCAGTGGTGACTGTTGGTATTTCTGGAATAATAATTAAGTTCTCTAAATCACTTAATTCATCAAAGGTAATATTACCACTAATACTAATTGTTCCATACGCAGTACTAATTCCTCCTAAAGGAATATTAAGTGAGTTTGCGTATAGTATTTGATAAATATCTGTGATAGTTAATTGATAAAGAGCCAAAGTAGTTAGATCTAACTCAATAACGACTTCTTCTAAGAAGGCGTTATCTATACTAACAGTACTTATCTCATCGATTGTAATCAAATCATTCTTATATTCTAAAGCATAAGCCTCTAATTCGGTTTGTGAGAGGTTTTCGCTATGAATACTGAAAATGATATGTGGATCATCGAAACCACTGTCAAATTCAAGATTAGAGATACTATCATCTAACTCTAATTCGTTAACTTTACTGAAAATATCAAGTGTCGTCTGATCTGGGTCGTCAGCTGAATAGTTGTACAAGATATATGATATTGCATAATTATCAAAAACATAACTTCTTACTTCAGTTACATCACTAAAAGTTAAGACGACTTTCTCGATGTCCTCAATGATTTCAGCTTCAATATAAGTAGCGCTTACTCCAGGAGCAGTGATACTTAAAGTCATATAAGGTGTATCTATCTCAGGCATTTCTTGTTTGGGGATAACAAAGTAACTATATACCCCGAATCCTAAAATAATTATAAACAACATTATTACTAAATTTCGTCTTGAGAATATTAAATCTATTAGTCTTTTCATGGTGTCTCCCTTCAAAACAAACATTCAAATAAGCAACATTTGTTTCGTATCTAGTTATATGGTATACTAAATATTGTATTGAAACAAATGTTTAATATTCTATGAGACAAGAGGGGGCATTATGTTTGAAAATGAGAAAGTAGATATGCGTATTAAGTATACGAGAGAGTGGACTTTTGAAGCATTACATAAATTGTTGTTAATCAAACCATTCAACGAAATCAAAATATCGGAAATCATTGATAAAGCGGGTATTTCACGTGCTACTTTTTATCGTAACTTCAGTTCTAAAGAAGATATCGTAATCATAAAAGTAAAAGGAATGTTTAATGATTTTCATAAAACTATGCTACAGTTTTATGCGATAAATCAACCCCACGATGAGACACATTTGATCGGGGAGTTTTTTAAGCGTATTGACGAGGAAGAGAAATTAGTTGACACAGTGGTTAAAAGTAATCTAGAATATTTAATGATTGAAGGTATCCAAAATATTATTTCTTATTACAATGATCGTTTTTATGAATTAGTTAAAACAAATAAGAAAACTGAAGAATACACAATGGATATTGTATCTTCGAGTTGTTGGACACTTTTATCTAGATGGCACAAAACAGGTAAAGAAGAGACTCCTACAAGATTAGCGAAAATATACTTAGGAGCATTTAGAAGCGTATATATCGCATTATTTGAAGATAGAAACTTATAGGTGTTATTATGGATTTAAAAGAAAAAATAAAAAGTATTCCCAATTTACCGGGATCATATCAATATAAAAACAAAGATGGAATCGTTATTTATGTGGGGAAAGCAAAAGACCTAAAAAAACGTATTTCATCTTATTTTACGGGTTCTCATGATACTAAGACATCACGTTTGGTTATGAATATTACTGATATTGAATATATTGTTACTAATAGTGAGCTAGATGCATTATTATTGGAATTGAACTTAATAAAAAAATATAATCCACGATATAACATAATGCTAACAGACGATAAGACTTATCCATATATCGAAATCACTAACGAGAAACATCCGAAACTTATAGTAACTAGGAATATAAAAAAGAAATCAAGACTACTGTTTGGACCTTATCCAAATGTTCAAGCAGCGAGGAATACGGTTAAACTGTTAAATAAAATATACCCTTTAAGAAAATGTGAAAAACTTCCTAAACAAGAGTGCTTGTATTATCACATGGGACAATGTCTTGCCCCTTGTATAAAAGAAGTAAAAGAAGAAGAGTACAAAGAAATAAAGAATTCAATTAAGCAATTCTTAAAAGGAGATATTTCCCAAACAGTTAAAAAACTAGAATCGTATATGCATGATGCTAGTGAAAAACTTGAGTTCGAAAGAGCTCATGAATATAAAAAAACAATAGAAAGCATCAAAACAACCACAAACAACCAAAAAATAAATCTAAATGATATGAAAGACAGAGATATTATTGGTTACTATTTCAATGAGTATCTATTATCAATTGAAATATTCTTTGTTAGAAATGGTAAAATCAGTGCAAGACATCAAAAATTATTTGAGTATTATGATGATCCTGTCTTAACAGTAGAAAACTACATCGCACAGTTCTACCAAAAAGAAGCAATTCCTAAAGAAATCTTTGTTCAAAAGGATTTATCAACAGAAATTTTAGTAAGTTATTTGAATACTAAAATTGTTAAACCTTTAAAAGGCGATAAATTCAAATTGTTGAATTTAGCAATATTAAATGCTGAACAAGGTCTAAAAGAAAAAACAGAAATAGTAAGAAGAGAATTGGATAGAACAATCAATTCTGTAGAGCAAATCGGTGAGATATTACAGATACCAGCACCTTATCGAATTGAATGCTTCGATAATTCAAATCTATTTGGAGAAGATGCGGTCAGTAGTATGGTTGTATTTATTAATGGTAAACCAGCAAGAAGAGAATATCGTAAGTATAAAGTTAAAACAATGGACAATAAAGCATCGGATTATCATACAATGAAAGAAGTATTGTATAGAAGGTACTATAAAGTGCTAATGGATGATTTAGATCAACCAGGATTACTCCTAGTTGATGGAGGACTTCAACAGATTAATGCAGCAAAAGAAACACTTCAAAGTCTAAATGTTGATATACCTATAGCTGGACTAGTTAAAAACGAAAAACATAACACCTCACACCTATTGACCTCATCTTTAGAGAAGGTAGAATTAGATAGAACATCAAACGTATTTCACTTATTGACTAGAATTCAAGATGAAGCACATAGGTTCGCAATTAACTATCACAAGAAAGTTCGCTCTAAAGGGCTCTTCAACAGTCAACTAGATAACATAGAGGGTATAGGAGAGAAAACGAAGGACTTACTTCTAAAGCACTATAAATCAGTAAACATTATTAAGCTAGCAACACTAGAAGAGTTAAAAGAATTAGGTTTAAATCATAAACAAGCAATCAATTTGATCGATAAATTGAAGCAAGAATAGCCAGGTGATATTATGAAAGAGACAATTTCGGGAAGAATTCTATCATACGATGAAGAAAATCGTATGATTTCACTACATGTATCAGATAAAATAAGATACTTTTATATACAACGGTCATTACTAAATAGAATAGCAAAATATATTGAAATTAATAGATTCATTCAATTTGCTATTACAGATGAAGAAAGACTCTATCGTAGACACAAAGTATCTACAGTAGACTACATCATTAAGATAATGCAAATAAGATACAGAAGAAATATAGTTTATTATGATGTAAAGAACATCAAAGTTGGCACTAAAGCGCTAATTAACGACCTTGAATATAAAATGTTTCTAGATCTAGAAATGTCAATGCATCCTTATAAAGTGGATAAAAACTTTGTTCAAGAAGTAATTCAAGTGGGATATATTCTTGTGGATAACAACGATAAGGTTATTGAAACTTATAATCAGAATATACGACCAACTATCCACAAAAAAATAACAAAAAGAACCATTAAATTCTTGGGTATGACACAAGAGGAAGTGGACAGTGGAGTCGTTTTTGACGTTTTCTATGACAAGTTCAAAGATGTTATACATAAGTACAATCCAGGTATCGTAGTGTGGGGAAGAAATGATTTCCTAGCACTAAACCAAGCATATAATATCAATCATGTGCCTTCGTTGGCTTCAAAAACAAGGTATATTAACCTACTGAAAATACATAAGAATTTCTTTAATCTAAAGAATGATCTAGGGTTATTTAACGCTCTTAAGCTTTATGAAAGTTTTGATGAAATTCAAGCTCATAATGCATATGAAGATGCCGAAGTAACTAGGAAAATATTTTATGGATTTAAACAGGTGGTAAACAATAAGTTGAATGTGGATATCTCAAGTTATAAGTAAAAAAAACTTTAATCTTTAGTAAAAATGTAGTATAATTTTACTGAAGATTTTTTTATGGGGTGATTGTATGGCAACACTGAAAGAAATAGCTCTAAAGTCAAATACTTCTATCACGACTGTTTCTCGTGTTCTTAACTACGATAAAACGTTGTCTGTTAGTGAAGAAATGCGTAAGAAGATAATTGATACTGCTTCTGGTATGAACTATCGTACACCGAGAAACAGAACGAAAATTAAAACTAGTAAAAAAATACGAGTAGGAATAGTTCATTGGTATAATATCCACGAAGAAATTGATGATCCTTATTATATTCAAATTAGAAGAGGTATAGAGAAGCTTGCAAGCAAATCTAATATCGAAACAACTCTAATATATAAGAAAAGTGATACCTTCAATTTCAAAGACAGTGGACATTTTGATGGGCTTATTTGTATTGGTAAGTTCTCAAGGGCTCAAATTAACCAGTTCAGACGAGTGACCACTTCAATAGTATTTGTGGATAGTTCACCTGATATTAATGTATATGATAGTGTAGTTATTGATTTTACTAAAGCGGTTGAAGAACTATTACAAGAGTTGCTTATGGAAGGCTACAACGCGATTGGCTACTTAGGTGGAACGGAATATGTTAGCAAGTCCATTAAACTAGGTGAAAGACAGGAATTAGTCTTTAGAAATTTCCTTTTTGAGCGCAATAAGCTTGATACTAGGTTTATTCATATAGGAGCATTTTCTACTGAATCGGGGTATTTAATGATGAAAGAAGCATTATCGAAGAGTGAATACGCTAGAGCGTATTTCTGTGCTAATGATTCTATAGCTTTAGGAGCAATGAGAGCAATTCATGAGAAGAGATTAAAGATTCCAGAGGATATTGCTATAGTAGGGTTCAATGATAACCCGAATAGTGAGTTTACATACCCACCTTTATCAACAGTAAAAGTTTATACTGAGTTTATGGGTGAGCAGGCTCTCTTTAGTTTAAACGAAAAGATAGAGGGAAGATCAATTCCAATTAAAAAGATTATCCCAACAAAGTTAGTAAAAAGAAGTACATTTTAGTAAATATTTACTTAGGGTAAAACGAATTAGGTCGATTTTGGTCGAAATTAACCATTATAACCTGAAATTCTAGAAAAAAAATCCTCAAATTTACTTTTTGCAGTCTAATTGAATTGGCCTCGTATAAATTTTGATTATTTGGATGGATATTTCTTTCGAACTGCAATCGATTTGAGTACATAAATATACTTAAAAATAACGGTACAATATTAAATCTAACTTCTTGAGTTATATTCTTTAAAAATAAGGTAGGAAGATTATTGTCTTAATGATCCTAAATACTTCATAAAGTGTAATTAAAGGTGCTTTAATTATTAGTGCTACATAATAATGAAAAGGATTGACGATCTTGTACATCTAATAGATTCAATATTAAAAGTGAATAAGAGTAAGGATGTAACCCGAAATGCGACAACATCGTAGATATTATATCTTCAATAGGGTACTTCCATCAAAAATATAAGGAGGGATTCTCTAATGATTAATCTTTCAGAGGATATTTTAAAATTAATTGAGTATGCTCAACATAATGGACTACTAAAAGAAGAAGATAAAATCTATGCAATCAATAAGATTTGTGATTTATTAGACGAGAAGAATTTTAAACTAATCGATATTAGTGATTTCAAAATGGTCGGTGAGCCAAGTGCCTTACTAGATCCTCTTTTAAATAGCGCTAATACTAAAAATCTGATCAATCCAGATACAATTACAAGAAGAGATATATTTGAGGCAAAAATCATGGATTGTCTATTACCAAGACCAAGTGAATTAAATCATAAATTTAATTCATTCAAAGATACTGTAGTGGCTACAGATTGGTATTATAACCTATCAATTAAAAGTAATTATATAAAAACATCAAGGACCTCAAAGAACGTTATTTGGAAATCAAAAACAAAATATGGAAACCTTGATATGACGATTAATTTAAGCAAGCCTGAGAAGGATCCACGCGACATAATAGCTGCTGGCAATAAAACAAAAAGTAGTCACCCTCAATGTTTGCTTTGTAAAGAGAACGTTGGATACAACGGAGCGTCAACAAACGTTGGAAGAACAAGTCATAGAATTATTCCATTGAATATCAATAATGAAGAATTCTATTTACAATATAGTCCATACGTTTATTACAACGAACATTGCATTGTTTTAAAGAAAGAACATGAACCAATGAATGTGACAATCAATACTTTTAAAAGACTATTTGATTTTGTAGATCAATTTCCACATTACTTCTTAGGTAGTAACGCTGGATTACCAATAGTTGGGGGGAGTATTCTTTCTCATGAACATTACCAAGGTGGAAGACATTCCTTCCCAATTGAAAGAGCTAAGGTACTGAATTCATTTATAAGAGAAAATGTCACTTATGAACAACTTTACTGGCCTCTTAGTGTAATTAGACTTTCATCAAAAGATAAAAACCAAATAATAGACCATGCTGATAAATTATTTAAGTTCTGGGAAAACTACTCAGACAAAGAAGCAGGGATTTATGCTTATACTGAAGATGTACCCCATAATGCAATAACGCCAATCGCCCGTAAAGAGGATGATTTATACATTGTTGATATGACTTTGAGAAACAATTTAACTAGTGAAGAATTACCTTTAGGAATCTTCCATCCACATCCGGGGCATCATCATATTAAAAAAGAGAATATTGGCTTAATTGAAGTAATGGGTCTAGCTGTATTACCTGCTAGATTAAACGATGAAATACCAGCCCTAAAAGAAGCTTTACTAAATAATAAAGAGTTAACAAAATATACTCATCATCAAGAATGGTTGAAGTACTTAAAATCAATCTATAAGAATGAAGACATCGATATATTCATAAATGATCAAATTACTATCAAGTTTATGAAATGCATTGAAGATTCAGGTGTCTTTAAACAAACAGATGAAGGAATTAAGCAATTCAATAGGTTTGTGAAGGAGTTAAGCTATGTATAAAATTGACAAGCATAAACTAGGAGACGAAGAATTCACATTTATCGAAGTAAAGCAAAAAGATATTGAAGTAACGTTTATGGACTTTGGTGCGACAGTAATGAGTATATTAGTACCAGATAAAGACGGTAAAAAAGAAACAGTATTACTTGGTTATGACAAGTTATCTTCATATATAGATGGGGAAATGTTTCTAAACTGTATCATTGGACCAACAAGTGGGCGTATTAAAGATGCTACATTCAATATCGATGATTCACCATATCATATTGAAAAAAACTTTATGGAAACAGAAAATCTTCATGGAGGTAATGATTGCCTTGGATACAAGTTCTTTGATTTTGAGATTATCGATGAAGAAGAGCAAACACAAGTAATCTTTAAATATCATAATCTAGAATCAGGTTCTAATTTCCCTGGTAACCAATTAATTCAGATTGCTTACACAGTTAGAAAGACTGAACTTAAAATTGAGTTTATGGGAGATACAACTGAACCAACAATACTCAATTTATCAAGTCATTTATACTTCAATCTTTCTGGTAACTTAAAAAGACAGGTCCTAGATAATGAATTATCAATAAATGCTGATAAAACAATATCTTTAGACAGCAAATTCGTGCCTGTTAAAGTTGTGTCATTACTTAATACTCATTTAGATTTTAATAAATCTAAAGTGATAAAGGATGTTTTTACTGAAGATGTCTACAAACGACCTGAAAAAGGGATCGACAATCCATATCTTTTGAACAACGTTGACTATAATAAAGCGCAAATAACCCTTAAAGATCCAATCAGCAAAAGGAAATTGGAAGTCTATACAACATATCCATGTGTAGTATGTTATACTCACAATTTTCCTGATGGGCTAGATTTACTATTCAACCGAAAACACGATAAACATTTAGGAATATGTTTTGAAACACAAAATCCTCCTAACGGAGTTAATATAGAAGGTTTAGCTAGTAGTATTCTCCGCGAAGGTGAAGACTATTATCATAAAACCCTTTATAAATTTAATGTCGAGAAGTAATCCATAAGTAAATGGAATGAAGAAGTAAAAATAAGGCAATATATCAATCTAAGAACTTTTTGGACCTTGATAAGTCACACAATACCTATTAAACTAAAAGTAAATCACTTTCTAAATACCTGAGTGGCAAGTAAATATTTGATTAAACAAAAGTAATCTTTTATAAAAGAGGTGAGGTTAAGTGGGGAAACTGCAGATTAATACAACTTATTTAAATCATGATTGGGAATACATTCCTGAC
Coding sequences within it:
- the bepE gene encoding Efflux pump membrane transporter BepE, encoding MKRLIDLIFSRRNLVIMLFIIILGFGVYSYFVIPKQEMPEIDTPYMTLSITAPGVSATYIEAEIIEDIEKVVLTFSDVTEVRSYVFDNYAISYILYNYSADDPDQTTLDIFSKVNELELDDSISNLEFDSGFDDPHIIFSIHSENLSQTELEAYALEYKNDLITIDEISTVSIDNAFLEEVVIELDLTTLALYQLTITDIYQILYANSLNIPLGGISTAYGTISISGNITFDELSDLENLIIIPEIPTVTTEVTLGDLSIITLEDTSLKEYTFNDEKTIFLSVFFEEDIDFTKMGDEVLELKQAFLTEQDDSELAISEMLFLPDYVNDQINNVFYSLLSAIGVVMLVVLIGIGFRNSLLIISTIPVIIFGTIGILYLADYELHKLTIVGLIIAIGILVDNSIVITEGIKRNIDKGMDKVEGAKKAIYDNFAPILSSTLTTIAAFIVLVLLPGFLGEVVNSMPLTVIITITLSYIVSMVLSPVIAVLFLKPRKVKDRPKSGIHERRIKKMISTTIRFPALWIVISIAGLIASAYFTFQNQPLDLYPNDERSIIYIDYENNVLGDFESTKLLSTEIIKTFKDNPDVISYASSVGGDLPNFHFSAELISNLSHFGRIYLNCDLNEEELLDYVIELENEFQDFTDGKITVNILELSPPIAPVRVTVSGDNITKVDEISATLFTEISELDNVKSYSSTVNQQAPKFNIAYDQTIMSNMFITKVQIDQVIALNLNGFDLNVFEYNEDTINISINSDIDQVTDLLALTVYSETLNQHIPLSTFITITEVVDYSVIYRYNNENVSFIDLYFTNDSSIPELEKDVKAIVDNTNTTGVTITYGGENELFTEISGDLIRASIIAIVLIYIIMYIQFNNFIKPLIVFVTIPLSFTGSFLFMLIFDTPITATGLVGMVSLLGVTVNTGILLVEYITRHHKNGEDVKDACVEAVFLRFRPIMLTSFTTILGLIPLFLTGGNFFRPLAITFMGGMVTSTLITIFLVPSIYSLIYSKKRKSA
- a CDS encoding Bacterial regulatory protein, tetR family translates to MFENEKVDMRIKYTREWTFEALHKLLLIKPFNEIKISEIIDKAGISRATFYRNFSSKEDIVIIKVKGMFNDFHKTMLQFYAINQPHDETHLIGEFFKRIDEEEKLVDTVVKSNLEYLMIEGIQNIISYYNDRFYELVKTNKKTEEYTMDIVSSSCWTLLSRWHKTGKEETPTRLAKIYLGAFRSVYIALFEDRNL
- the uvrC gene encoding UvrABC system protein C, whose product is MDLKEKIKSIPNLPGSYQYKNKDGIVIYVGKAKDLKKRISSYFTGSHDTKTSRLVMNITDIEYIVTNSELDALLLELNLIKKYNPRYNIMLTDDKTYPYIEITNEKHPKLIVTRNIKKKSRLLFGPYPNVQAARNTVKLLNKIYPLRKCEKLPKQECLYYHMGQCLAPCIKEVKEEEYKEIKNSIKQFLKGDISQTVKKLESYMHDASEKLEFERAHEYKKTIESIKTTTNNQKINLNDMKDRDIIGYYFNEYLLSIEIFFVRNGKISARHQKLFEYYDDPVLTVENYIAQFYQKEAIPKEIFVQKDLSTEILVSYLNTKIVKPLKGDKFKLLNLAILNAEQGLKEKTEIVRRELDRTINSVEQIGEILQIPAPYRIECFDNSNLFGEDAVSSMVVFINGKPARREYRKYKVKTMDNKASDYHTMKEVLYRRYYKVLMDDLDQPGLLLVDGGLQQINAAKETLQSLNVDIPIAGLVKNEKHNTSHLLTSSLEKVELDRTSNVFHLLTRIQDEAHRFAINYHKKVRSKGLFNSQLDNIEGIGEKTKDLLLKHYKSVNIIKLATLEELKELGLNHKQAINLIDKLKQE
- a CDS encoding sporulation inhibitor KapD, with amino-acid sequence MKETISGRILSYDEENRMISLHVSDKIRYFYIQRSLLNRIAKYIEINRFIQFAITDEERLYRRHKVSTVDYIIKIMQIRYRRNIVYYDVKNIKVGTKALINDLEYKMFLDLEMSMHPYKVDKNFVQEVIQVGYILVDNNDKVIETYNQNIRPTIHKKITKRTIKFLGMTQEEVDSGVVFDVFYDKFKDVIHKYNPGIVVWGRNDFLALNQAYNINHVPSLASKTRYINLLKIHKNFFNLKNDLGLFNALKLYESFDEIQAHNAYEDAEVTRKIFYGFKQVVNNKLNVDISSYK
- the lacR gene encoding HTH-type transcriptional regulator LacR yields the protein MATLKEIALKSNTSITTVSRVLNYDKTLSVSEEMRKKIIDTASGMNYRTPRNRTKIKTSKKIRVGIVHWYNIHEEIDDPYYIQIRRGIEKLASKSNIETTLIYKKSDTFNFKDSGHFDGLICIGKFSRAQINQFRRVTTSIVFVDSSPDINVYDSVVIDFTKAVEELLQELLMEGYNAIGYLGGTEYVSKSIKLGERQELVFRNFLFERNKLDTRFIHIGAFSTESGYLMMKEALSKSEYARAYFCANDSIALGAMRAIHEKRLKIPEDIAIVGFNDNPNSEFTYPPLSTVKVYTEFMGEQALFSLNEKIEGRSIPIKKIIPTKLVKRSTF
- the galT gene encoding Galactose-1-phosphate uridylyltransferase, whose amino-acid sequence is MINLSEDILKLIEYAQHNGLLKEEDKIYAINKICDLLDEKNFKLIDISDFKMVGEPSALLDPLLNSANTKNLINPDTITRRDIFEAKIMDCLLPRPSELNHKFNSFKDTVVATDWYYNLSIKSNYIKTSRTSKNVIWKSKTKYGNLDMTINLSKPEKDPRDIIAAGNKTKSSHPQCLLCKENVGYNGASTNVGRTSHRIIPLNINNEEFYLQYSPYVYYNEHCIVLKKEHEPMNVTINTFKRLFDFVDQFPHYFLGSNAGLPIVGGSILSHEHYQGGRHSFPIERAKVLNSFIRENVTYEQLYWPLSVIRLSSKDKNQIIDHADKLFKFWENYSDKEAGIYAYTEDVPHNAITPIARKEDDLYIVDMTLRNNLTSEELPLGIFHPHPGHHHIKKENIGLIEVMGLAVLPARLNDEIPALKEALLNNKELTKYTHHQEWLKYLKSIYKNEDIDIFINDQITIKFMKCIEDSGVFKQTDEGIKQFNRFVKELSYV
- the mro gene encoding Aldose 1-epimerase precursor, with the translated sequence MYKIDKHKLGDEEFTFIEVKQKDIEVTFMDFGATVMSILVPDKDGKKETVLLGYDKLSSYIDGEMFLNCIIGPTSGRIKDATFNIDDSPYHIEKNFMETENLHGGNDCLGYKFFDFEIIDEEEQTQVIFKYHNLESGSNFPGNQLIQIAYTVRKTELKIEFMGDTTEPTILNLSSHLYFNLSGNLKRQVLDNELSINADKTISLDSKFVPVKVVSLLNTHLDFNKSKVIKDVFTEDVYKRPEKGIDNPYLLNNVDYNKAQITLKDPISKRKLEVYTTYPCVVCYTHNFPDGLDLLFNRKHDKHLGICFETQNPPNGVNIEGLASSILREGEDYYHKTLYKFNVEK